The following are encoded together in the Flavihumibacter fluvii genome:
- a CDS encoding glycine--tRNA ligase yields the protein MANDTNKFQAIISHCKEYGFIFPSSEIYDGLSAVYDYGQNGSELKKNIRDNWWKWMTQLHENIVGIDAAIFMHPTTWKASGHVDNFSDPMIDNKDSKKRYRVDHLIEAHAESLSREAGEAILQQMDQLLAKEDYSGLKKLIEDNKIKCSVSGTCNWTDVRQFNLMFSTEFGSVSGEETDNMVYLRPETAQGIFVNFLNVQKTGRMKIPFGIAQVGKAFRNEIVARQFIFRMREFEQMEMQFFIRPGTQKQWYEYWKEERMKWHLSLGIPATQYRFHDHVKLAHYADAACDIEYNFPIGFKEVEGIHSRTDFDLRNHQEYSKKKMQYFDAENDENGKPYGNYIPYVIETSIGLDRTVMMVLSEAYEEQDLSTPEKPDSRVLLKFPAKLAPVKLAILPLVKKDGLPEIARQLMDECKISFKCFYEEKDAIGKRYRRQDAIGTPFCVTIDHQTKEDGMVTVRYRDSMKQERILLKEVKNLVEKAIQ from the coding sequence ATGGCAAACGATACGAATAAATTCCAGGCGATTATATCGCATTGCAAGGAATATGGCTTCATCTTCCCGTCCAGTGAAATTTATGATGGTTTAAGTGCAGTTTATGACTATGGCCAAAATGGAAGTGAACTGAAAAAAAATATTCGCGACAATTGGTGGAAATGGATGACCCAGCTGCATGAAAATATTGTGGGTATTGATGCCGCTATTTTTATGCATCCAACTACCTGGAAGGCCAGCGGACACGTGGATAATTTCAGTGACCCGATGATCGACAATAAAGACAGCAAAAAACGTTATCGGGTCGATCACCTGATTGAAGCCCACGCTGAATCTTTATCCCGGGAAGCCGGTGAGGCAATACTTCAGCAAATGGACCAGTTGCTTGCGAAGGAAGATTATAGCGGACTGAAGAAGCTGATTGAAGATAATAAGATCAAATGTAGTGTTAGCGGTACTTGCAACTGGACAGATGTGAGGCAGTTTAACCTGATGTTTTCTACTGAGTTCGGGAGCGTTAGTGGGGAGGAAACGGACAATATGGTGTATTTACGTCCAGAAACCGCCCAGGGAATTTTCGTGAATTTCCTGAATGTGCAGAAAACGGGCCGTATGAAGATTCCTTTCGGTATCGCCCAGGTAGGTAAGGCATTCAGGAATGAAATCGTTGCCCGTCAGTTTATTTTCAGGATGCGGGAGTTTGAACAGATGGAAATGCAGTTTTTTATTCGTCCCGGCACACAAAAACAGTGGTATGAATACTGGAAGGAAGAGCGGATGAAATGGCACCTCAGCCTGGGTATCCCCGCTACCCAATACCGCTTTCACGACCACGTAAAACTCGCCCATTATGCAGATGCTGCCTGCGATATTGAATATAATTTCCCTATAGGATTTAAAGAAGTTGAAGGAATACACAGCCGTACTGATTTTGACCTCCGTAATCACCAGGAATACAGCAAAAAGAAAATGCAGTATTTTGATGCAGAAAATGATGAAAACGGAAAACCATATGGTAATTATATTCCCTATGTAATTGAAACATCCATAGGCCTTGACCGAACAGTAATGATGGTGTTGAGCGAAGCATATGAAGAGCAGGACCTTAGTACCCCGGAGAAGCCTGATAGCCGGGTATTATTGAAATTTCCGGCCAAACTGGCCCCTGTCAAACTGGCCATTTTGCCCTTGGTAAAGAAAGATGGTCTGCCTGAAATAGCCCGGCAACTGATGGATGAGTGTAAAATCTCCTTCAAGTGCTTTTATGAGGAAAAAGACGCTATTGGTAAACGTTATAGGCGGCAGGATGCCATTGGAACGCCTTTTTGCGTCACAATTGACCACCAGACCAAAGAAGATGGCATGGTAACCGTGCGCTATCGTGATAGTATGAAACAGGAAAGAATATTACTGAAAGAAGTCAAGAATTTGGTTGAAAAAGCCATTCAGTAA
- a CDS encoding transmembrane 220 family protein, with the protein MERFRKIFNGVMVVLFLLSALLQYNDPDPYVWVPLYGAGAWLSYQALSKKFKGWLYACCGIVYAAYAAFLFFTSDGVLSWFNEHHADNLVQTMKATKPWIEQTREFGGLLILLTSLLINWFLFRKTTNSGQAVS; encoded by the coding sequence ATGGAAAGATTCAGGAAAATATTCAATGGCGTAATGGTGGTTTTGTTTTTGCTTTCCGCATTGCTGCAATACAATGATCCGGATCCTTATGTGTGGGTTCCTTTATATGGTGCCGGTGCATGGCTAAGCTACCAGGCTTTGTCCAAAAAATTCAAAGGATGGTTATATGCATGTTGTGGAATTGTTTATGCTGCTTATGCAGCATTCCTTTTTTTTACATCAGATGGGGTACTCAGTTGGTTCAATGAACATCATGCCGATAACCTGGTTCAAACAATGAAAGCCACCAAACCCTGGATTGAACAAACCCGCGAATTTGGCGGGCTCCTGATTTTACTGACTTCCCTCCTGATAAACTGGTTTTTATTCCGTAAAACAACCAATTCGGGTCAGGCTGTTTCCTGA
- a CDS encoding T9SS type A sorting domain-containing protein, with amino-acid sequence MNTKLLQVFTILVCLVLSAFILAGLQGPAAKKNNTRIQYAAGKGDTHEEEEEKREEFTAQRIKYEFDMVKDGGTGKMPRGAHERELQQAYRLPLKERQGGMMLSPFAQNQYIPAGPTNIGGRTRTVVFDKRYGTGTNKVLIAGAVSGGIFRTTDGGANWTLVTPANEIHNVTALAQDPRAGFENNWYAGGGEPYGNSASPPAGGAFYNGYGLMKSSDNGATWSRITSTYNGALESFDDPYDIVHKILVHPLTGHVYVAAHRRLMRSTDNGNTFSPVFIGTQPAAADNGQLDITCTSTGRIYLAVNGGFPDKDLRGLFFSATGNTGSWTRFAGGQTVNVDSSDGWRANSYTATGAVSTSAKRIVLALAPSNNNILYAFYENGLSQEGATGKPEADLFKYDFGNGTYINLSANMPDFNGQKDGIDPLTVQAGYDLMVAVKPDNPNVVFVGGTNLYRSTNGFTTSTATAWIAGYKYWGASATNFPVETYPNTHPDIHALVFDPTNPNRAICGSDGGLHVTENIMTGTVSATAPVTWTMISNYQTSQYYHVHAEHRQSGAQANNFIGGMQDNSTYLRLDGDNNHERAGSGDGGAAAIAKFNDFNDYTLYVTSQLGSISRLVPNDATDIEPNGLTAGSGGGNGEFITYFAMDQDNTEDLYYVNFNRVFRTKNASAVTPATWTELTGIATKVNPANPSGADIGIRAIELSRGPYLSSHVMYLGTTEGRVYRLNDPRNAASSAVPADITPPAINTIITTTSVSPSPTVNVSDIAVNPNNDDEVMVVYSNYQVTIGSTVNKEINIWWTTNAKSGSPTWKLIEGNLTLPSIRSCAIVERKDGTGKGFTEYYVGTSVGLYSTLGVKDTLNAGKPITWNREGGSVLNYAVVNSLSYRPQDNTLLVGTHGNGMYYTVIPQPNYSPNLNTAINEPVRNNKDFIRYSWPGITSSTVQFKTGNMLEIKKLIIQVHNSNGQLVYKKETGYEDGTIDVTRFANGAYILSITTSDYKQQFVRKFIRQ; translated from the coding sequence ATGAATACAAAATTGCTTCAGGTCTTCACTATACTGGTTTGCCTGGTATTATCCGCTTTTATTTTGGCGGGTTTGCAGGGTCCTGCTGCAAAAAAAAATAATACCCGCATACAATATGCAGCTGGAAAAGGGGATACGCATGAAGAAGAAGAAGAAAAGCGGGAAGAATTTACTGCCCAGAGAATCAAATATGAATTCGATATGGTCAAAGACGGGGGTACCGGAAAAATGCCCCGTGGCGCACATGAGCGCGAATTGCAGCAAGCCTATCGCCTACCCCTGAAAGAACGTCAGGGGGGCATGATGTTATCACCATTTGCACAAAATCAGTATATACCAGCCGGACCAACCAATATCGGTGGCCGGACACGCACCGTTGTTTTTGACAAGCGCTATGGTACCGGCACCAATAAAGTATTGATTGCCGGTGCAGTGAGCGGCGGGATTTTCAGGACTACAGATGGCGGTGCAAACTGGACCCTGGTTACACCGGCCAATGAAATACATAATGTGACTGCACTTGCCCAGGATCCGCGTGCGGGTTTTGAAAATAACTGGTACGCCGGTGGTGGTGAACCCTATGGCAACTCGGCCTCCCCTCCTGCAGGTGGCGCTTTCTATAACGGGTATGGCTTAATGAAATCCTCCGATAACGGGGCAACCTGGTCCCGGATCACCAGCACATATAATGGCGCACTCGAAAGCTTTGATGACCCTTATGATATTGTCCACAAAATCCTGGTACACCCATTAACAGGGCACGTATATGTTGCAGCACACCGACGCCTGATGAGAAGTACCGACAATGGAAATACTTTCAGTCCGGTTTTCATTGGCACGCAACCTGCGGCTGCAGACAATGGCCAACTCGATATTACCTGTACCAGCACGGGGCGGATATACCTGGCCGTAAATGGTGGATTTCCTGATAAAGACCTCAGGGGATTGTTTTTTTCCGCAACGGGTAACACAGGCTCCTGGACCAGGTTTGCCGGCGGGCAAACAGTTAATGTAGATTCCTCTGATGGATGGCGGGCAAATTCGTACACCGCCACCGGCGCTGTTTCCACTTCCGCTAAAAGAATCGTATTGGCCCTGGCCCCTTCCAATAACAATATCCTCTATGCATTTTATGAAAACGGATTATCGCAGGAAGGCGCAACTGGCAAGCCTGAAGCAGATCTTTTCAAATATGATTTTGGTAATGGTACATATATAAACCTTTCTGCCAACATGCCCGATTTCAATGGACAGAAAGATGGTATTGACCCACTCACAGTGCAGGCTGGATATGACCTGATGGTGGCCGTTAAACCCGACAACCCTAATGTGGTTTTTGTTGGCGGCACTAATTTATACCGTTCTACAAATGGTTTCACCACCAGTACTGCTACCGCCTGGATTGCGGGGTATAAATACTGGGGGGCTTCAGCAACTAATTTTCCGGTAGAAACCTATCCAAACACCCATCCGGATATTCATGCGCTGGTGTTTGATCCCACCAATCCTAACAGGGCAATTTGTGGTTCTGACGGTGGACTTCACGTGACTGAGAACATCATGACCGGAACAGTAAGCGCAACGGCACCGGTAACCTGGACAATGATATCGAATTACCAAACCTCCCAGTACTATCATGTTCATGCGGAACACCGCCAGAGCGGGGCCCAGGCCAATAATTTTATTGGTGGTATGCAGGATAACAGTACGTATTTGCGGCTGGATGGTGACAATAACCACGAACGTGCAGGAAGTGGTGATGGCGGTGCTGCTGCCATTGCTAAATTCAATGATTTTAATGACTATACTTTATATGTAACCAGCCAGTTGGGCAGCATTTCGAGGTTAGTGCCAAATGACGCAACTGATATTGAACCCAATGGATTAACTGCAGGATCGGGGGGCGGTAACGGAGAATTCATTACGTACTTCGCGATGGATCAAGACAATACTGAAGACCTCTACTATGTAAATTTTAACCGGGTTTTCCGGACAAAAAATGCCTCGGCGGTAACTCCGGCCACCTGGACAGAATTAACCGGCATTGCAACTAAAGTAAATCCGGCAAATCCTTCGGGTGCAGACATCGGCATCAGGGCCATTGAGCTTTCCCGTGGACCCTATCTTTCATCGCATGTCATGTATTTAGGAACAACAGAAGGAAGGGTGTACAGGCTAAATGATCCCCGTAATGCTGCCAGTTCAGCGGTTCCTGCAGATATCACCCCCCCTGCAATCAATACCATTATTACTACTACAAGCGTATCACCATCACCCACGGTGAATGTGTCAGATATTGCAGTAAATCCTAACAATGATGATGAGGTGATGGTTGTGTATTCAAACTACCAGGTAACTATCGGCAGTACGGTAAACAAGGAGATCAATATCTGGTGGACCACCAATGCGAAGAGTGGCAGTCCCACCTGGAAATTAATCGAAGGTAACCTGACCCTGCCGTCTATTCGCAGTTGCGCCATTGTAGAAAGAAAAGACGGTACCGGAAAAGGATTTACGGAATATTATGTGGGTACTTCAGTGGGCTTATACAGCACATTGGGCGTTAAGGATACTTTAAATGCCGGTAAACCCATCACCTGGAACAGGGAAGGAGGTTCTGTATTGAACTATGCCGTGGTCAATTCATTATCATATCGCCCGCAAGACAATACGCTGCTGGTAGGCACCCATGGTAACGGAATGTATTATACTGTCATTCCACAACCTAATTATTCACCGAACCTGAATACCGCCATTAATGAGCCGGTAAGAAATAACAAAGATTTCATCCGCTATTCCTGGCCAGGAATCACCAGTTCAACTGTCCAGTTTAAGACAGGCAATATGTTGGAGATAAAAAAACTAATCATCCAGGTTCATAATAGCAATGGCCAGCTGGTATATAAGAAAGAAACCGGTTATGAAGATGGCACAATAGACGTTACCAGGTTTGCAAACGGGGCATATATCCTTTCCATCACCACAAGTGATTATAAACAACAGTTTGTGCGGAAATTTATCAGGCAATAA
- a CDS encoding ferredoxin--NADP reductase, with protein MLQPWQTGTVIRIIDETPTTRRFWIETEATVPFDFKPGQFVTLDLPIHEQKNKRWRSYSIASWPDGTNVFELVVVLLDGGAGTTYLFNDIVEGSKLTLRGPQGVFVLPENIDKDLFFICTGTGIAPFRSMTHHILNNNIPHKDIYLIFGCRKMGDCLYGAELKALEQQIPSFHYVPTFSREDDSDHLIRRGYVHAAYEEICTMQKEAAGLGLHPAKFYLCGWKNMIDEAKQRILALGYERKDIHLELYG; from the coding sequence ATGTTACAACCCTGGCAAACCGGAACTGTAATTCGGATAATAGATGAAACGCCTACAACCAGGAGGTTCTGGATTGAAACAGAAGCAACCGTTCCATTTGATTTTAAGCCAGGTCAGTTTGTAACACTCGACCTACCCATCCATGAGCAAAAGAACAAACGCTGGCGAAGTTATTCAATAGCTTCCTGGCCCGATGGCACTAATGTCTTTGAACTTGTTGTGGTACTACTGGATGGAGGCGCCGGGACCACCTACCTGTTTAATGATATCGTGGAGGGAAGCAAATTAACCTTAAGAGGCCCACAGGGTGTTTTTGTTTTGCCGGAAAATATTGATAAAGACCTCTTTTTCATTTGTACTGGCACAGGCATTGCACCATTCCGATCAATGACCCATCATATCCTGAATAACAATATACCGCACAAGGATATTTACCTCATTTTTGGTTGCCGTAAAATGGGGGATTGCCTGTATGGCGCAGAATTGAAAGCACTGGAACAACAGATACCATCCTTTCATTATGTGCCAACCTTTTCAAGGGAGGACGATAGTGATCACCTTATAAGGCGGGGTTATGTACATGCTGCTTACGAAGAGATTTGTACGATGCAAAAAGAGGCTGCTGGCTTAGGCCTGCACCCCGCAAAATTTTATCTTTGTGGATGGAAAAATATGATAGATGAAGCTAAACAACGCATCCTGGCGTTGGGATATGAAAGGAAAGATATACACCTTGAACTATATGGCTAA
- a CDS encoding nucleotide pyrophosphohydrolase, giving the protein MAEITLRQAQQQVDDWIKTVGVRYFNELTNLGILMEEVGELSRLMVRQYGEQSFKDTDNGREMADEMADVLWVLICLANQTGVDLTAALEKNLEKKNSRDAERHKENKKLKD; this is encoded by the coding sequence ATGGCTGAGATCACGCTTCGTCAGGCCCAGCAGCAGGTAGATGACTGGATAAAAACAGTTGGTGTTCGCTATTTTAATGAATTGACTAACCTGGGGATATTAATGGAGGAGGTAGGAGAATTATCCAGGCTGATGGTGCGTCAGTATGGGGAACAATCCTTTAAGGATACTGATAACGGCCGCGAAATGGCCGATGAAATGGCGGATGTCCTCTGGGTGTTGATCTGCCTGGCTAACCAGACTGGTGTTGACCTGACAGCAGCCCTGGAAAAGAATTTGGAGAAGAAAAACAGTCGTGATGCAGAGCGGCACAAGGAAAATAAGAAACTCAAAGATTAA